From Coffea arabica cultivar ET-39 chromosome 2e, Coffea Arabica ET-39 HiFi, whole genome shotgun sequence, the proteins below share one genomic window:
- the LOC113731025 gene encoding uncharacterized protein isoform X3, which translates to MARLRARKPQRDAPILKAKKRKKPKRQREVLKTNNKPASSLLRSSDDHEQNLESHQKPCLDITLPSQILSDFDPKSFSKTQPIQSMPSSPKTLSHLAIVPFNNPSLKAGTVSSRKKGKSLMTCHWNKKKMETLTKHFNPIPFSPKRVPSLDIASNQSLLSTLGLWDFFHLDFDQELRTDLIKELVVFYNSKRHPYCKSYVNGLSITLSRGALAKALHLPLKSRSRRSLVAKGGGEDGLLMLSEEEGLFLEEIVWGWLVLQDDGSMVIEEVLKFTRCVRERMLEEVDWAGLIWFMVERELSKGQDLVNCYYASHMQILLKHQLPKLFESEDVENVIGEEAHLLDVPVENVLGEESNLLDLQMVDVEDSRNVDKQVIFFDEEFSKESVASVVKDAWITEIGQEDENILVKCYKRRTQYLEKCRKERKLCMVDDVGNTIAARDCEGEEIENQQNDVYLLDGEFGNEQQIKGVNHDQHEYELQSMNEEDEKVGENADELKGDEMDHQQGNLSCMPANERKDLESSSYVGMLKNLDKAKVSTEIVSSGMDHLNWRERDNQQFNVAAKQENGERKSSLEVSEEGVKDAVNMLMNEETHEEGLKTEQLTDLTVSGVDVTDIQGMENQQTCLVSNQENGEKRFGIEGSLEEEQHVRAESILDEQHAAQTEPGIELTVVQGEKEVEEMEGLAEEPCKVETDELLDNGEKVMQKLYMQVDLCAAKHNTSHENALKEGVNQEGHATQTEPGNEWMVVQREREAEGMEGLAKEVCEAEIGELLDKTENAMQNVDLSAEKPNIFHENALEEGVNQEETHLRDSLKRSEEENIEPESMDVNEFLRADVVSKQITLNARTCKGGSDHHIETTEEDIICLEHEENDKREQQLCKSNASEDSVLQQCAPTNVEVDLKADKHVILQENVLGEEENQEGMNSSKSCGENVGVDATVWNEILGADNDNIQVTLNAEPSKGGSEYVTETKRGDVMYLEHEENDKRKFQLSESNISERLVLQNCTPGDVEVTEVHKEKIQVVETNISHDPPRECTSIEDLYSAQGVQSTCENEMRFSAPNNNFNHSFIELPTPNLDVQIGELIPSVHTEAQQSRNVHPSATSLENFESQPDIGMNMGGSSFDNSIRSEICSLNYSQYEHVTESQKRARSDDAENNEPLDLELCTRQMEVWMSRLKNAAKKRARADGEISTRLLRKIEEQNKIIEEQNKMIQQHEKLKNEEQQKKQKGIRRYERELRLMQGVLSDYRRALKEVDKSYSKYRERCQLPEEPLYMDDPCGGGKVILAAEFNKLSLESQNKATQVSIEGMMKNFMHEWVDKFEEYFIELDHLCHRLEDVEISVSSLKGKVLNAQDPGT; encoded by the exons ATGGCGAGGCTGAGAGCCAGGAAGCCACAGAGGGATGCCCCTATTCTTAAAGCCAAAAAACGCAAGAAACCCAAACGCCAAAGAGAAGTCCTTAAAACTAATAATAAGCCAGCTTCTTCTTTGCTCCGATCATCAGACGACCATGAGCAGAATCTTGAGTCCCATCAAAAGCCTTGTTTAGACATCACACTTCCATCACAAATTCTCAGTGATTTTGATCCGAAGAGTTTCTCAAAGACACAGCCCATACAATCCATGCCTTCATCTCCTAAAACTCTTTCTCATCTTGCCATTGTCCCGTTCAACAATCCCAGCTTGAAAGCTGGCACAGTTTCTTCACGGAAGAAGGGAAAGAGCCTAATGACGTGTCACTGGAACAAGAAAAAGATGGAAACTTTGACAAAGCATTTCAACCCCATCCCATTTTCACCCAAAAGAGTGCCGTCTTTAGATATTGCAAGCAACCAAAGTTTGCTCTCAACTTTAGGCCTGTGGGATTTTTTCCATCTTGATTTTGACCAGGAACTCCGAACAGACTTGATAAAAGAGCTCGTTGTGTTCTACAACTCGAAGAGGCATCCGTACTGTAAAAGCTATGTGAATGGTCTGTCAATAACCCTCAGCCGTGGAGCACTGGCGAAAGCTCTGCATTTGCCTCTTAAGAGCCGAAGTCGCCGAAGTCTTGTTGCAAAAGGAGGTGGTGAAGACGGGTTATTAATGCTTTCCGAGGAGGAGGGTCTGTTTCTTGAAGAGATCGTTTGGGGTTGGCTGGTTTTGCAGGATGATGGCTCTATGGTGATAGAGGAGGTTTTAAAGTTTACGAGGTGTGTTAGAGAGAGAATGCTTGAGGAGGTCGATTGGGCAGGGTTGATTTGGTTTATGGTGGAAAGAGAGTTGTCAAAAGGGCAGGATTTGGTTAACTGTTATTATGCCTCTCATATGCAAATTTTGTTGAAGCATCAGCTGCCTAAGTTGTTTGAGAGTGAGGATGTTGAGAACGTTATTGGAGAGGAAGCACATTTGCTAGATGTGCCTGTTGAGAATGTTTTGGGCGAGGAATCAAATTTGCTAGATTTGCAGATGGTTGACGTAGAGGACTCGAGAAATGTTGACAAACAGGTGATTTTCTTTGATGAAGAGTTCAGTAAAGAGAGTGTTGCTAGCGTTGTAAAAGATGCATGGATTACTGAAATTGGGCAGGAAGATGAAAATATTTTGGTGAAGTGTTACAAGAGGAGGACCCAATACTTGGAGAAGTGCAGGAAGGAGAGAAAATTATGCATGGTAGATGATGTGGGGAATACTATTGCTGCACGTGATTGTGAGGGGGAAGAAATAGAGAACCAGCAGAATGATGTTTATCTATTGGATGGAGAATTTGGAAATGAGCAGCAAATTAAAGGCGTAAATCATGATCAGCATGAATATGAACTGCAGAGCATGAATGAGGAAGACGAGAAAGTAGGTGAAAATGCAGATGAGTTAAAGGGTGATGAAATGGATCATCAGCAAGGCAATTTGAGTTGTATGCCTGCCAATGAGAGAAAGGACCTAGAATCCAGTAGTTATGTTGGCATGTTGAAAAATCTGGACAAAGCTAAAGTGTCAACTGAAATTGTATCCAGTGGAATGGATCATTTGAATTGGCGAGAAAGAGACAACCAGCAATTCAATGTAGCTGCAAAACAGGAAAATGGCGAAAGAAAGTCCAGTTTAGAAGTTTCTGAGGAGGGGGTGAAAGATGCTGTTAACATGCTAATGAATGAGGAAACCCATGAGGAGGGGCTTAAAACAGAACAGTTAACAGATTTGACTGTAAGTGGAGTGGATGTTACGGATATCCAAGGAATGGAAAATCAGCAAACGTGTTTGGTCTCAAATCAGGAAAACGGTGAAAAACGTTTTGGTATAGAAGGTTCTTTGGAGGAGGAGCAACACGTACGTGCTGAGAGTATTTTGGATGAACAACATGCCGCCCAAACAGAACCTGGAATTGAATTGACGGTAGTGCAAGGCGAGAAAGAAGTTGAGGAGATGGAAGGGTTGGCAGAAGAGCCATGCAAAGTCGAAACTGATGAATTGCTTGACAACGGAGAAAAAGTAATGCAAAAG CTCTATATGCAGGTTGATTTATGTGCCGCGAAGCATAATACTTCCCATGAGAATGCTTTGAAGGAGGGAGTGAATCAGGAGGGACATGCCACTCAAACAGAACCTGGAAATGAATGGATGGTGGTGCAAAGAGAAAGAGAAGCTGAGGGGATGGAAGGGTTGGCAAAAGAAGTATGTGAAGCTGAAATCGGTGAATTGCTTGACAAGACAGAAAATGCGATGCAAAAT GTTGATTTAAGTGCCGAGAAGCCTAATATTTTCCATGAGAATGCTTTGGAGGAGGGGGTGAATCAGGAGGAAACGCACTTGCGTGATTCCTTGAAGAGATCTGAAGAAGAAAATATTGAACCAGAATCGATGGATGTGAATGAATTTCTTCGAGCTGATGTGGTTAGTAAGCAGATCACATTGAATGCAAGAACATGTAAAGGTGGAAGTGATCATCATATAGAGACTACAGAGGAGGATATCATATGTTTGGAGCACGAGGAAAATGACAAAAGGGAACAGCAGTTATGCAAAAGTAATGCCTCTGAAGACTCTGTATTACAACAATGTGCTCCAACAAATGTTGAG GTTGATTTAAAAGCTGACAAGCATGTTATTTTGCAAGAGAATGTTTTGGGGGAGGAAGAGAATCAGGAGGGGATGAATTCCTCTAAGAGTTGTGGAGAAAATGTTGGAGTAGACGCAACAGTTTGGAATGAAATTCTTGGAGCTGATAATGATAATATACAGGTCACATTAAATGCAGAACCGTCCAAGGGTGGAAGTGAATATGTTACAGAAACTAAAAGGGGGGATGTTATGTATTTGGAGCATGAGGAAAATGATAAAAGGAAATTCCAGTTAAGTGAAAGTAACATCTCTGAAAGGCTTGTCTTACAGAATTGTACTCCAGGAGATGTTGAAGTTACTGAAGTACATAAAGAAAAGATTCAAGTTGTGGAAACCAATATTTCTCACGATCCCCCAAGGGAATGCACTTCAATTGAGGACCTTTATTCAGCTCAGGGTGTTCAATCAACTTGTGAAAACGAGATGCGTTTTAGTGCACCCAACAATAATTTCAATCACTCTTTCATAGAACTACCTACCCCGAACTTGGATGTGCAAATTGGAGAACTGATCCCATCTGTTCATACTGAAGCACAGCAAAGTAGGAATGTCCACCCAAGTGCAACTTCtctagaaaattttgaatctcAGCCTGATATTGGTATGAATATGGGTGGTTCTTCCTTTGACAATTCGATAAGGAGCGAGATTTGCAGTCTGAATTATAGCCAGTATGAGCATGTGACTGAAAGTCAAAAGAGGGCTAGGAGTGATGATGCCGAAAATAATGAGCCACTGGACCTTGAGTTGTGTACTAGACAGATGGAAGTATGGATGTCAAGATTGAAAAATGCAGCTAAGAAACGAGCTCGGGCAGATGGTGAAATCAGCACAAGGCTGCTAAGGAAAATTGAGGAGCAGAATAAGATCATTGAAGAGCAGAACAAAATGATTCAACAGCATGAGAAATTGAAGAACGAGGAACAGCAAAAGAAACAGAAGGGTATTCGTAGATATGAGCGTGAACTACGTCTCATGCAGGGTGTTCTTTCTGACTACCGGAGGGCTCTGAAAGAGGTAGACAAGTCATATTCCAAGTATAGAGAGCGTTGCCAACTTCCTGAAGAGCCACTTTATATGGATGATCCATGTGGTGGTGGTAAAGTTATCCTGGCAGCAGAGTTTAACAAATTGTCACTCGAAAGCCAAAACAAGGCCACTCAAGTCAGCATTGAAGGCATGATGAAGAACTTCATGCATGAATGGGTTGATAAATTTGAAGAATATTTTATTGAGCTTGATCATCTCTGTCATAGGTTGGAAGACGTAGAAATTTCTGTGTCCTCGTTGAAAGGAAAGGTTTTGAACGCTCAGGATCCTGGAACCTGA
- the LOC113731025 gene encoding uncharacterized protein isoform X1, translated as MARLRARKPQRDAPILKAKKRKKPKRQREVLKTNNKPASSLLRSSDDHEQNLESHQKPCLDITLPSQILSDFDPKSFSKTQPIQSMPSSPKTLSHLAIVPFNNPSLKAGTVSSRKKGKSLMTCHWNKKKMETLTKHFNPIPFSPKRVPSLDIASNQSLLSTLGLWDFFHLDFDQELRTDLIKELVVFYNSKRHPYCKSYVNGLSITLSRGALAKALHLPLKSRSRRSLVAKGGGEDGLLMLSEEEGLFLEEIVWGWLVLQDDGSMVIEEVLKFTRCVRERMLEEVDWAGLIWFMVERELSKGQDLVNCYYASHMQILLKHQLPKLFESEDVENVIGEEAHLLDVPVENVLGEESNLLDLQMVDVEDSRNVDKQVIFFDEEFSKESVASVVKDAWITEIGQEDENILVKCYKRRTQYLEKCRKERKLCMVDDVGNTIAARDCEGEEIENQQNDVYLLDGEFGNEQQIKGVNHDQHEYELQSMNEEDEKVGENADELKGDEMDHQQGNLSCMPANERKDLESSSYVGMLKNLDKAKVSTEIVSSGMDHLNWRERDNQQFNVAAKQENGERKSSLEVSEEGVKDAVNMLMNEETHEEGLKTEQLTDLTVSGVDVTDIQGMENQQTCLVSNQENGEKRFGIEGSLEEEQHVRAESILDEQHAAQTEPGIELTVVQGEKEVEEMEGLAEEPCKVETDELLDNGEKVMQKLYMQVDLCAAKHNTSHENALKEGVNQEGHATQTEPGNEWMVVQREREAEGMEGLAKEVCEAEIGELLDKTENAMQNVDLSAEKPNIFHENALEEGVNQEETHLRDSLKRSEEENIEPESMDVNEFLRADVVSKQITLNARTCKGGSDHHIETTEEDIICLEHEENDKREQQLCKSNASEDSVLQQCAPTNVEVCEIHKGKIQVVETNISNDLPMEVLAKEICEAEIHKLLDNRENVMQNIQVDLKADKHVILQENVLGEEENQEGMNSSKSCGENVGVDATVWNEILGADNDNIQVTLNAEPSKGGSEYVTETKRGDVMYLEHEENDKRKFQLSESNISERLVLQNCTPGDVEVTEVHKEKIQVVETNISHDPPRECTSIEDLYSAQGVQSTCENEMRFSAPNNNFNHSFIELPTPNLDVQIGELIPSVHTEAQQSRNVHPSATSLENFESQPDIGMNMGGSSFDNSIRSEICSLNYSQYEHVTESQKRARSDDAENNEPLDLELCTRQMEVWMSRLKNAAKKRARADGEISTRLLRKIEEQNKIIEEQNKMIQQHEKLKNEEQQKKQKGIRRYERELRLMQGVLSDYRRALKEVDKSYSKYRERCQLPEEPLYMDDPCGGGKVILAAEFNKLSLESQNKATQVSIEGMMKNFMHEWVDKFEEYFIELDHLCHRLEDVEISVSSLKGKVLNAQDPGT; from the exons ATGGCGAGGCTGAGAGCCAGGAAGCCACAGAGGGATGCCCCTATTCTTAAAGCCAAAAAACGCAAGAAACCCAAACGCCAAAGAGAAGTCCTTAAAACTAATAATAAGCCAGCTTCTTCTTTGCTCCGATCATCAGACGACCATGAGCAGAATCTTGAGTCCCATCAAAAGCCTTGTTTAGACATCACACTTCCATCACAAATTCTCAGTGATTTTGATCCGAAGAGTTTCTCAAAGACACAGCCCATACAATCCATGCCTTCATCTCCTAAAACTCTTTCTCATCTTGCCATTGTCCCGTTCAACAATCCCAGCTTGAAAGCTGGCACAGTTTCTTCACGGAAGAAGGGAAAGAGCCTAATGACGTGTCACTGGAACAAGAAAAAGATGGAAACTTTGACAAAGCATTTCAACCCCATCCCATTTTCACCCAAAAGAGTGCCGTCTTTAGATATTGCAAGCAACCAAAGTTTGCTCTCAACTTTAGGCCTGTGGGATTTTTTCCATCTTGATTTTGACCAGGAACTCCGAACAGACTTGATAAAAGAGCTCGTTGTGTTCTACAACTCGAAGAGGCATCCGTACTGTAAAAGCTATGTGAATGGTCTGTCAATAACCCTCAGCCGTGGAGCACTGGCGAAAGCTCTGCATTTGCCTCTTAAGAGCCGAAGTCGCCGAAGTCTTGTTGCAAAAGGAGGTGGTGAAGACGGGTTATTAATGCTTTCCGAGGAGGAGGGTCTGTTTCTTGAAGAGATCGTTTGGGGTTGGCTGGTTTTGCAGGATGATGGCTCTATGGTGATAGAGGAGGTTTTAAAGTTTACGAGGTGTGTTAGAGAGAGAATGCTTGAGGAGGTCGATTGGGCAGGGTTGATTTGGTTTATGGTGGAAAGAGAGTTGTCAAAAGGGCAGGATTTGGTTAACTGTTATTATGCCTCTCATATGCAAATTTTGTTGAAGCATCAGCTGCCTAAGTTGTTTGAGAGTGAGGATGTTGAGAACGTTATTGGAGAGGAAGCACATTTGCTAGATGTGCCTGTTGAGAATGTTTTGGGCGAGGAATCAAATTTGCTAGATTTGCAGATGGTTGACGTAGAGGACTCGAGAAATGTTGACAAACAGGTGATTTTCTTTGATGAAGAGTTCAGTAAAGAGAGTGTTGCTAGCGTTGTAAAAGATGCATGGATTACTGAAATTGGGCAGGAAGATGAAAATATTTTGGTGAAGTGTTACAAGAGGAGGACCCAATACTTGGAGAAGTGCAGGAAGGAGAGAAAATTATGCATGGTAGATGATGTGGGGAATACTATTGCTGCACGTGATTGTGAGGGGGAAGAAATAGAGAACCAGCAGAATGATGTTTATCTATTGGATGGAGAATTTGGAAATGAGCAGCAAATTAAAGGCGTAAATCATGATCAGCATGAATATGAACTGCAGAGCATGAATGAGGAAGACGAGAAAGTAGGTGAAAATGCAGATGAGTTAAAGGGTGATGAAATGGATCATCAGCAAGGCAATTTGAGTTGTATGCCTGCCAATGAGAGAAAGGACCTAGAATCCAGTAGTTATGTTGGCATGTTGAAAAATCTGGACAAAGCTAAAGTGTCAACTGAAATTGTATCCAGTGGAATGGATCATTTGAATTGGCGAGAAAGAGACAACCAGCAATTCAATGTAGCTGCAAAACAGGAAAATGGCGAAAGAAAGTCCAGTTTAGAAGTTTCTGAGGAGGGGGTGAAAGATGCTGTTAACATGCTAATGAATGAGGAAACCCATGAGGAGGGGCTTAAAACAGAACAGTTAACAGATTTGACTGTAAGTGGAGTGGATGTTACGGATATCCAAGGAATGGAAAATCAGCAAACGTGTTTGGTCTCAAATCAGGAAAACGGTGAAAAACGTTTTGGTATAGAAGGTTCTTTGGAGGAGGAGCAACACGTACGTGCTGAGAGTATTTTGGATGAACAACATGCCGCCCAAACAGAACCTGGAATTGAATTGACGGTAGTGCAAGGCGAGAAAGAAGTTGAGGAGATGGAAGGGTTGGCAGAAGAGCCATGCAAAGTCGAAACTGATGAATTGCTTGACAACGGAGAAAAAGTAATGCAAAAG CTCTATATGCAGGTTGATTTATGTGCCGCGAAGCATAATACTTCCCATGAGAATGCTTTGAAGGAGGGAGTGAATCAGGAGGGACATGCCACTCAAACAGAACCTGGAAATGAATGGATGGTGGTGCAAAGAGAAAGAGAAGCTGAGGGGATGGAAGGGTTGGCAAAAGAAGTATGTGAAGCTGAAATCGGTGAATTGCTTGACAAGACAGAAAATGCGATGCAAAAT GTTGATTTAAGTGCCGAGAAGCCTAATATTTTCCATGAGAATGCTTTGGAGGAGGGGGTGAATCAGGAGGAAACGCACTTGCGTGATTCCTTGAAGAGATCTGAAGAAGAAAATATTGAACCAGAATCGATGGATGTGAATGAATTTCTTCGAGCTGATGTGGTTAGTAAGCAGATCACATTGAATGCAAGAACATGTAAAGGTGGAAGTGATCATCATATAGAGACTACAGAGGAGGATATCATATGTTTGGAGCACGAGGAAAATGACAAAAGGGAACAGCAGTTATGCAAAAGTAATGCCTCTGAAGACTCTGTATTACAACAATGTGCTCCAACAAATGTTGAGGTATGCGAAATTCATAAAGGAAAGATTCAAGTTGTGGAAACCAATATTTCAAATGATCTTCCTATGGAAGTGTTGGCAAAAGAAATATGTGAAgctgaaattcataaattgcttgaCAACAGAGAAAACGTGATGCAAAACATACag GTTGATTTAAAAGCTGACAAGCATGTTATTTTGCAAGAGAATGTTTTGGGGGAGGAAGAGAATCAGGAGGGGATGAATTCCTCTAAGAGTTGTGGAGAAAATGTTGGAGTAGACGCAACAGTTTGGAATGAAATTCTTGGAGCTGATAATGATAATATACAGGTCACATTAAATGCAGAACCGTCCAAGGGTGGAAGTGAATATGTTACAGAAACTAAAAGGGGGGATGTTATGTATTTGGAGCATGAGGAAAATGATAAAAGGAAATTCCAGTTAAGTGAAAGTAACATCTCTGAAAGGCTTGTCTTACAGAATTGTACTCCAGGAGATGTTGAAGTTACTGAAGTACATAAAGAAAAGATTCAAGTTGTGGAAACCAATATTTCTCACGATCCCCCAAGGGAATGCACTTCAATTGAGGACCTTTATTCAGCTCAGGGTGTTCAATCAACTTGTGAAAACGAGATGCGTTTTAGTGCACCCAACAATAATTTCAATCACTCTTTCATAGAACTACCTACCCCGAACTTGGATGTGCAAATTGGAGAACTGATCCCATCTGTTCATACTGAAGCACAGCAAAGTAGGAATGTCCACCCAAGTGCAACTTCtctagaaaattttgaatctcAGCCTGATATTGGTATGAATATGGGTGGTTCTTCCTTTGACAATTCGATAAGGAGCGAGATTTGCAGTCTGAATTATAGCCAGTATGAGCATGTGACTGAAAGTCAAAAGAGGGCTAGGAGTGATGATGCCGAAAATAATGAGCCACTGGACCTTGAGTTGTGTACTAGACAGATGGAAGTATGGATGTCAAGATTGAAAAATGCAGCTAAGAAACGAGCTCGGGCAGATGGTGAAATCAGCACAAGGCTGCTAAGGAAAATTGAGGAGCAGAATAAGATCATTGAAGAGCAGAACAAAATGATTCAACAGCATGAGAAATTGAAGAACGAGGAACAGCAAAAGAAACAGAAGGGTATTCGTAGATATGAGCGTGAACTACGTCTCATGCAGGGTGTTCTTTCTGACTACCGGAGGGCTCTGAAAGAGGTAGACAAGTCATATTCCAAGTATAGAGAGCGTTGCCAACTTCCTGAAGAGCCACTTTATATGGATGATCCATGTGGTGGTGGTAAAGTTATCCTGGCAGCAGAGTTTAACAAATTGTCACTCGAAAGCCAAAACAAGGCCACTCAAGTCAGCATTGAAGGCATGATGAAGAACTTCATGCATGAATGGGTTGATAAATTTGAAGAATATTTTATTGAGCTTGATCATCTCTGTCATAGGTTGGAAGACGTAGAAATTTCTGTGTCCTCGTTGAAAGGAAAGGTTTTGAACGCTCAGGATCCTGGAACCTGA